The Maylandia zebra isolate NMK-2024a linkage group LG14, Mzebra_GT3a, whole genome shotgun sequence genome includes the window AATGCTTCCGGCAATCCATCAAGCGTTGCGCCTTCATAGCTTACCAaggtcgtactaaaacatttttgacagattttatgcgccgtgtaccacataaaatcggttcgaggtcagtaagcacagcCAGAATTCATACATCAGGCACACTGTCGACCTTtatgaaaattaaaggattttaagtgtaccttatagtgtgtaaaatacgttatacagaagaaaagaatatatcgcgatatatatcgttaccacACATTCTTCAAATTATACcgtgatatggattttaggccatatcgcccagccctactgtgTGGAAATTGTTGACATATCCTGGTTTAGTAAATCagctttagttatttttttgagtgttaTTTTTCAATCATGTGATTGGTTTGACAACaatatcccatttctttgccttgggatattttgagttgtttttgcagtgcattttgggtccttatGGAGTTGTACTGTTAAATGCAGTCCAATCAACCTACGCCAGCCAAAtctctgaatctgagcagagactATAGTACTGCACTGCACACTTCTGAGTTCACCCTActgcttctatcagcagtcacatcatctgAGAGAAACCAGTGACGTGCAGGCAGTCCCACACTATACCATTGCTTCCATCATGTTTGACAGATAATGTGGAATAGGCTTTGGATTATGAGCTGTTTCTATCCTTCTTTATACTCTTCCCGTTATTCTGGTacatcttggtgtttttgtctgtctGATTTTATGAGGCTATAATGTATAAAAGAGTCGTTACTTTGATTTGCCAGTTTTACTTGACTTAACAACATTTACGGAGAGAAATTTTCcataaaaatgttataaatgcagcagctcatttaaatggcctgtatttgtatagcgctttactagtccctaaggaccccaaagcgctttacacaaccagtcatccactagtgtgcgataccactgatttcctttccgatccgataccaagtaatattcagggtggtatcgacgatactgatccgataccgatactttgtacaaaacggattttatttattgtatctcaaattatagcgtcataatgattacaggacatcagaataccttcttcttatcacttaataatgcagagttcatcatatagaaataaaaaaactaaagttgtgtgctatttgaacaccttgcctgcctggaggactaaaggactccgtgagagactctcaccctagcagcacctgtccctctcctcctcttcagttcgcctcaacatacgctcgtcatattttgtgatatgatttactctgaggtgtttgacaaggttagtgatgttgccacaaccatacatgccaaccctcccgatttttccgggagaatcccacctttctccagattttccacccggacaacaaagttgaaaaaccatatcgcagaattcatagcgcggcccagccaattccagtttccaacaatggcggcagcgacttagttttaatattactcttatttctctttctgggtcgcaaaaaaacttttaacatattttcaggtgagaatgtagctgtgtaaacttcaaatatctgagccgaccgacacatcgtcttcaaacccccgcggtctttcaccactcaggttaaacatgatgtacaagtcactttgataacttaaaaatgttcttgtttggctttttcagtgttttatttgttcgtgagtaaatcggtttggctgagattaaagttattagattagattaaattaaattaaactttattattccctcgggagggttcctccggggttttcacacagctgaataaacgtcaaacagaaaactgattaaacagaagagtttaCGTCAGtgtccggttatattttagacagcaaggagcagacggcagagtttcactccaccgagggagctcgtgacgtactacccggctttctttagaccgcgaaggccggtcctcaggtggaagcagcctctgaatttggacacccccgctgtttccgggccggccaataataacggtgacatttaacgtattttatccgataaataaaccctgtaaaatatatttatccgcccaaacagcccttttgaatgtctccctaattctgaggtctcaaggttggcaagtatggccacaacacctcactttttttGCCACATTTATTGCAAACCAcggctcagctgtttgtggaggtaaaatacatccgcacaattacgctcagccattgttgtgagtgcgcacgccaaggggctgcgagacatttatacagccgtatttcgcacatgactatgaaaggcggaagaggaagtagttcctttgaatgtaggcaatccgaatgttatagtttctttccactgtgttcctgttaatgataaactacaaatttactctaaattactaaaatatcgatattttaatgtgagaatcgattctagaacataaatgattggtatcggaggaatcgatatttcaggatcgatccgcacatcactatcatccacccattcacacacactggtgatggcaagctacattgtagccacagccaccctggggcgcacggACAGatgcgaggctgccggacactgacTCTGACCagcaggcaacgggtgaagtgtcttgcccaaggacacaacaagcaagactgtccaagccggggctcgaaccggcaaccttccgattacaaggcgaactcccaactctttagccacgatcgccccatcgTGGCTTAAGGTTAGTATTTAGTTTTAATACTACCTTTATAGGTTATTGTAAATGCACAACGGATTGCTGTTTATTCAAGTTTGAAATTCGTGTTTGTAAAATTGTTTAAAGTGTCGTCAGAGTCTTCACAAGTTGCGCATAAATCACAGTACACAAGCGTTTGTAACACAGTTCAGGGAAATTTCACTCTGTACAACTTTATTATAcacgttttgtttgtttatataatcatttttattcatttatttatttacttttgttaTGGCTTTCAGCTATTGATACTTATTGTTTATAAAGTGACAAATTAATGTATAAACACATTACATATAAGAATAATACAATAATTAAAATACTAATTAAAAAAGCAGAAGCCAACAATCGAATTTGGTATTCACATGAGAGTGCTAGCAGGAGCTCTTTCTTATGTTTCAGGTACATGGGCCACATGTGGCCATCAAAAAGGCCAGGAGGGTCTGGTACCAGGTAGTTTCTTGTAAAAACTTGTTTGCTAAATTTTGCGAACGACTTTGAAAATTTTATAGCTTCGATGAAACACCACACAAGAACCCAAAAATGAGCTCCCGTGGATTACAACGTGAGCAGTACCTGCTCTCCATTGGCGTCACCCATGTTCTTGATGAGCGCTATGGTAAAGCCTAGTAAGCTAATAAGTATAATAGaatatttaaacaaacaaatacacctTATACTGGTGAGTAAGATTTCACCAGTAAGATTTTCATGAATGTGAACATTTCAGGTGAATTTGGTaaatttttgtttgaaaaatccGTAATTTGTCAGATTATgtcactccagctcacatgttagtctgctccaagcatttctaCAAAGGCAAGTCTTTTGTTGTAGTTATTATGTAATTTATCATAACATAATTGTTGATGTAGGTTACAAATAAGTCTTaaattgatttgaattgaagTCGTTGCGCaatgctgctttgttcactgtggctttgcgggctaatgtttgttgtgttttgtaggaaAACCAGCCTACAAAATGCTGGAATGCGATCCAGACTGGGCACCCTCTATCAACCTGGGTCATACCGAGTTTAAAGCTGCTACCACAGCGAGATTTGATAAGAGAGAGAGCGATATCAAAACAGCCACGAAACGTCCCGCATATATGTACCCAAGGGTTGTATTGAAGCAATCAAGTGATGAATGACTGTTTTCCAGTATGTTGTTttgcaatgtttttgttttttttgcattgttgatttgttttttaccGAAGCAGCTAATAAAGCACGATGGATTTTTACAATTTTACCTCTTTCTTGCAAGATTCTATAATAGAATAAAACAATAATGCcagttataaataaagacaataaattgAAAGAATTACGAAACACATTTCTATtagatctgaaaatgttgtACAACCTGAAACGACAAataggtcgtgtccaaattcatgggctgcatcctcctgaggacccggccttcgcggtctacgtgggccgggtcctcagaaggtcgggtaggccggaagtaaacggctggggaaattggacggtctagccttctgattagcgtcaccgctgtctcgatggagtttaataaactcggccgtctgcttcgtgctatctaaaatataacaggacactggcataaattctcgaccatctcacacttctgtttaatcagttttctgtttgacgtttagtcagctgtatgaaaaccaaggaggaacccacccaggggattaaagttttattttatctaatcgaatctaatctaataactttaatctcagccaaacagatttactcacgaacaaataaaacactgaaaaaagccagaATTAATGATTACTGGTGCTGGAAATACTAGCGCTTGATGCAGCgttttgattttgttgccaCGGGTACCCACAAAGCAATGCgcaaaagtcacgtggtctgtcaatctctattgtcaactcccagcaaaaaaatagGGAACAACCCGCCCACCCTCCGCCTCCtgatgcttaatcgatgtaatctactttaatttaatgcacgtgtaaaaacacaaaacaaaaaacacagaaataaattctttttctacaataattaaatagattcaacatctttaccaacagaattgcagactgcacagatggtatcttcccaaaagaaaaagtactatagcttactatatatgttagacttaatagttactatatacagtaattctatacattttacatcagattaaaactttgggtgtaagattcagataattatttattaaatgctagacattttaaatgagaaagaaaagtatgtctttgtgctttATGCTCTTTGTGATAATTAATGgattggattacattttttatttctcttcgaaatccgatccagtaatttaggtcagtatcgggccgataccgatacgtaatatcggatcggtccatccctagtttgcatgtgttttggagtttgtacatgctttgtctctaggggccaccatatatatttacattataaaacatatatatatatatatatatatatatgttttataatgtaaataaaacctatatacaaaataaaaccaggttatatttacattacagggctctagactaactttttgccacagTTGCACCGGTGCGGCACAAAACTTAGGCGCactcaaatttttcaaccgcatcCCTTAACACcacagttttacatgtgcactttttttgggggtgggggggattgcagtccatacagacaatattcaTTTGTGAATGATTAACTAACGATCTTGTACTTAAAGTGCTTTGGcaatattgtagaaaatgttaaacttaatcatcatctCTGAGTCCTCTGACGACATGTTTGCAGCTGTCTCTTGCTGAAAGGCAGTGaggagaggggacacttgggcagtgcatttattgcagcatataatgtgtATTCTgaatacactgtgctttttcagtgttcaaagattgatggcactgtgtcagagcactgcctatgaatttcagatggatcaggccttaacttaaaaAAGTTGTTAATAGTTCTTTAcatcttttcttattacccacagctacatccacttctgtcgggCCTAGGCTACTCACTAGGGCTGagtataattctgatcatttatcagtactgatacatgtgagacttcatcagaattgtgaacatcacagcagatgcctttgcgtgaaagtaactgagagtaaaacacagaaaaacatgaaggagattttcctggcctggatttttatagcagataaccttaaaaatattctgcagttttgcacaattttaaaaagtttaaatttcttcagtattgaacagcacaAATTACGCTTTCTTGTCTGAAAGCGTAAgcgtaaacaaaagaaaagaaaaagacagtggccgacagcgctgtataaaatggtagactggtgggtcataagcgaatgaataatgcagaaaacagatttgagatgggaaactgttcttgaagtacagagagagagaaagagagctgtgcatgacgtctgatttttatcgtggtgaaagcaaaacagcaaaagtaaaaagggaattcatgacgacatttatgatgattctgatgcgtcggatccacgctctgtgtttatgtctttgtgtggaatccgtgtacctgctttcatttgctttttttcttgttttcagtagcaagcgatgcttatgattgtgccagagcaTATTTTGAGcaacaccatgggaatttcGGATTTTACACAGGTGGTTACACTCTGGAAATGGAAGGAAGGTGCACCTCCAAATCACATGACTAATTTAAGCTGACAtagcaacaagctgcagccacGCTGAGTCTCTATTTCAGCCCACATTGAAAGTTTGgacttcaaagtttttaaattttaattacaggccagtaaatccagagttatgataaataCTGTCGccacatttttgtgtgtgtatgttttaagCATTTTTTAAGGACAGCGcgaaaacagtaaagaaagggaaaaaaagccacCTCTTTCCTAtcggtggaaaaatgtaccatatcgaccaattaaaaaaaagtcaacatgtgggtatttggttgtttaggaagaggggaaaGTTTAGGGGTGACGGTAACGGCAGCGAGACAGAGTGAGCGAGTGAGAGAGCTTTTAGATGtgggagatttgtgacgtttagtgtggagtgtatagttagtgtgttgtgttgtcttgtgtagttgttctgttgtgtagtcgttttgttttgtgtgtcagtgagggcACTAATGATCACAAAGGCACATTTGCAATGTAAACTCTGTCAAGAAGTAGAAAACCAACGGAGTGATGCACCttctgttgtcaggcctgcaggttaatccctgtgctgttctcctctgtcttttggtggacaaacttttttttttactggcacaCAATATTTGTGGGGCATCTTATTGCCACACCTGATTGTCctctcattttagttttagtaatattttttaatggttgtacaaaatggaaaaacaaaaacaaaaaacggcaGGTGTACTGGCtgcatttttatataaatagttgtatatgtttacaaaatgtacaattgatatttgcatttcaagttataaaaatttactcaacatgtctgtgggtttttttttacagtaaaaaaatactaCTGGGCTTTTACgttctttgtgtgatttcagatcaataatactaatgcagtatgtctgtgacatttctgacatttctgACCcctgttggggtttctctgtaatattgtagtgtctttaccttacaatataaagtgccttgaagcaGCTTCTTATGAACTGGCACTTTGCAAATAAAATTTATTGGGCTgaactgattttctttttgtttattaagTCTGAGTTGTTGTATTTGAGCACTTTTGATCATTGTATTCATTCCTTAAAACAAGGTAACAATTCTAAACTTTCCACTGTGATCCTAATACCTTAGCAGAGAGTAGAGGTAGGAAGTACCAAAGTAAAAATACTTAGTTACTGTACTTAATTTTCAGGCATCTGtattttcagaatcagaaaactttaataattttgcatgagtatttatttttttctgacaaATTTTAACTTTTACTCCCTACATTACCTTTAAAAGATATGGGAGCAGAAAGAAAAGGTAGTGGAATTTCTGGCTTTCAAGTATgggtgggttttgataatcgatatattgattaaaatcgattctggcttggataacgtgatatcgattcattaaaatcctgaatcgattttttatataaatttattttgcccaaaacgccagaatctcattaaacctcacaaaatttcgacaaccaccaaacagctaaaacagtaaatgagagcaggaacacggattctgcacaaagacataaacacaaagcgcggacctgccgacagatcagaatcagtgagatgtcgcctttctcacccgacggcacggacacgctcggggctgaaagccgacagctcgctgattctgatgtttcggcgggtccgcgctttgtgtttacgtcctttttgcgctgattctagagctgttagttttatctctctccaaacaatattggccgaaccagcagcaaaagaagatccaaactacgcttcacataaacatcgtcatgaattccctcttacttttgctgttttgcttccaccatgataaaatcacacttcatgcacagctctctctctctctctctctcacacacacacacacacatacgtgtTTTCGTGATATATCAGTACGTATGACAAAAATTTGACAAATGGGAACGTGCCTTTCCAAAGGTCCTACAGGCATGGGAATCACAGAAAGTTTGACCCATGCTTCCAGGAACACGCCCATCTGTTGAGATTTTGGCTAGGGCTACATTTTGGTCAAACCTGAATTTACTGCTACTTGTGAGGACACTGTCAGGTTTATGTGACTTATGAGTACCATAAGGTCACACACTGATATTTCATGTTTAGGTGAATTGTGAAGCCCATGGATACACACATAATTTTTTCAAGTATACATGACTTATAAGGACCAGGTAAGGCTAGAGTCTGTATTTTCAGCTTGGCTCTTGTTACAGGTTTTTGAAATTACAATATAATAGGCATAGATGTACAATAGTAATGATGTCCAGTCAGGTAACTTCTGACAGAAATATCAGACATTCATGTGTTAATACAACGCAGTAAATCTGAGCTGTATAGAGACTTAAAAAGAGACATAGCTCAAAAATGTGGTCAGTCTACTTTTTAAGTCTTAATATTGTATTGCATTAATTCATTTTGCAGTGAATGTttatgtgaataaaaacatggaACATTATCTgcctttcttattttttaattacaaaaTGCACCCATAATAAACAGATTTATGGGTAAGAACAATGCAATGCAGAGACCTGCAATACTGAAATAACTGTGAGAGTAACAAACTATCTCCCTTGCTTGtttaaactgaaaacagagTATGAACTTATGATGGCAAAAACCAGGAGAAAGGACTGAGTAACTTAGTCATTGCTAACCCAACAGACATaaagtcaaaaaataaaatgaaaataaagttaaTTTTAACTGATGCAGCATTCCTGAACCtgcattttataattttatttattcatctttcTTTTCAATGTTATGATCCTGTTGTGAATGTAATACTTTACGGCAACCCAGTCTCTGCCTTTCAGAGCTGCCGGTTCTGCTTGGATGCAGGAGTCACATTCCTTTTTGCCAGGTACTTTGCAGCTTGACTTCATCACATCATTTGTCCACTTGCACCTTGCCTTCCCAGCTGTCAtaaatggaaacaaaataaaatatcttaaTGCGAATGTAAGATAAGAGAGAAAACATTCTAGTTTATAATGTGAATACAAAATGTTCTTAAACCTTGCTTTCTACTGGAGCACTTTAAAGGAGCAATAAGCACAATTCATCACACTTAGGTTGAAGGAATTAAAAATGGCTATGTGAAGAATTAGAGGTGTAATTTAATCTGGAGTACAGCATGAAGTCACAatccctctctctgtgttgaTCTTCAGCCATAGACTTTGGTTTGGTTTGCAGGCAGTGCACAACGGCACACCTAGCAGTGAAAAGATATTGCTTAATGCTCCTTTAAGGATGCTTGGGATGAACCATTTGAAGTGCTGTGTTCTGCTGGGAATCAAAGAAGATGAAACGGATTATGATAAAAGCTCTTAATAGTGTCATGCCTGAAAAGAATAAACATGTCCATTGATAACAAGTATATTCacttaaaacattttgtatatGGGTGCCTTTACCCTTTCTTGGTGCAGTGTTGCTGATGTTTTTGCTGTCCAGGGTGGATGAGGCAGAAGCGCCCTCCATATTGTCCAGGGTGGTTGAGGCAGAAGAAACCTCCATATTGTCCAGGGAAGCTGAGTAAAGTGTGCGGCTTTGGTTCCCAGAATTCTTGGTCCTTGAGCCTTTGAAAAGTAACAGTGAAATATGAGAATTAATGCATGCAATTGGTTTGTTTGCATTGTAGGCAAAGTCAGCATTGGGCAGTGTGTAATTTTACATTTGATATGAATATTTTACATGTGAACATAATCTACTAATAATACTCATCAATACTCAGGCATCTCCCTAGCAACACATTACTTGCATGCACTACCTCTCAACGTGTGTGCCTAATCTCACAGAAGTGGACCTCCTAAtccttatatttaatatttgccTTTGTATTGCTTATTTATGCATTTTGCCAGACTTCAATGTATCCAGATCTTTTAGTACCATATTAATGAATGGTGTCTACCATTCTGTCTAATGTATATACTGCTGTCCCTTAAGCCCATCTAACATGACTATCAGGAACCTATTAGCTGTCTCCAGTCTCATAACTTAAAGATATTGTCACACACTGGACAAGTCAAGATACCAGTGATGGTTTCTCCACTGGAATCATCATCACTTGTAACTACTTCATCTTGTTGGGGAAAAATAGTCAAGACAAAATATTTATATTAGAATCTGCTGAACATTCACAAATGTTATATTCAAAGCTaactatgtttaaaaaaaaaaaaagaattcaccATCAGGATTGATTGTGATGTCATCCAACCCTTTCCCCTGCAGGTCAGACAGTTTTCCTTTCTCCATTGCAATCAACAGTTTGCTGACTTTTGCAAGCCGCAGGGTACTCTCTGGCTCTGGAAGCCGGTAGAATTCTCGATGGACACGGATGTCGTGTCCGAGAAAGGTGGCAAGTTGatccatttcattttcttttagatTTAGTACTGTGGACAAAGTGTCAACTTGTTTCCGCAATCTTGTTGAGGTAAGGGCCTCTGGGTACTTTGCACCACATTTATTTGCATACTTGCGAAAGCAGTCAGAGCCTCTGTAATGGGAAAGGACACCTGGGCGTGCAAACAAGTACACATTCTCTGTGCGGACTTGACACTCACTTCTGGCTTTTGCGAGGAGCTCCATTGCAGCGATCATGTCAGGTGTGAGAAGCACAGGTACCATTCTTGACCTTTTACCACGAATCTCAACTCTGTCAAAGTGCTTTGCAAGTTTCCTTTCAAACTCAGTTAGGCCGATCATGATATCAGGATGCAACTCTGTGCGATTCCAGAATGTAAAAACCTGGAGCTCCATTTTTGAAACTTCTCTTTGCCTTTTTCTGTTAAATAGCACTACCCTGTTAAGTCACTTGAGCAAGATTTCCGAAGGTTGTGCTGTTGGGTTTTTCCTCAAGGTCCTTCATGTACATTGCAGACTTAGTAGCAAGAAACTTGTGCAGCAGTGACACATCCTGTGTAAATGGCAAAATCTGTGGTTTATTCCATTTGGCTTGTTGAAGTGtgcccagtgcagcagctgaAATGGACTCTGACCACTTTTTTTCATACAGAGTGGCAAAACTGCTTGGCTGACTCTGCAACATCATAGCGATTTGCAATGATGGCTTTACACTGCACAATGCTTGCAACTTTAGCCAAACTGTGTCCCAATTTCAAAGCCAAGGATGGGGTTTTATATGATTTGCTCTCCAGCTCATAACCAGCAACAGCTCTGACTGCCTGTATGACATGGGGAAAGTTACTAGGCATAACAAGGTCTTCTGTGCTCTTCAAAGGTGTTATAGCTCTGGCGGTTATCAATAACCTTGCGATCTGTCTCATTTTTTGGCGTATGTAATCATTCCTTCTCTCATTTGGTTTCCTGCCATTGTACAGTGACTCACCAAGGCTAAGAATCTTTCACTCTCTTTCACTCGTTACTACCAAGGAGATGTCATCCTGATTCATTTCACATGCAATCTTCCATACAGCTTCATGAACTTGATCAGGTTTCGGTAATTGCAGATGCATCCGTCTTTGCCCAGAGGGAGCTTCCTCATTAAACCTCTGAGGGCACCTTCTCACATGCCTCCAAAGGCAATTTCTTGCATATAGGCAATTTCTTGACAAAATTTGCAATGACGGTAGTCCTCAGATCCTGTTGCAGTAGTGGGTCTTCGACAAGCAACCATTTCTCCAGCACCCGAGTTTCCCACAGTAGTATTATGGTTAAAGTTTCCCCTCTTCTTAATAGAGCGCAACAAATCTCTTCTTTCGCGGGATCTTTTATCATAACTGAAGGCGCTTGCAACTTCTGGCACATTACCGTGGGCAGATTCAAGGTGTCTTGCCAATTTAGCAATGGCCTTTTTACAATATAGACAGTATTGCTTCTTGTTGTACTTGCTTTGTCTTTCCGTGTTTGGCAAAGATGTGACTTTTATGGAGCTGTCTTTAGGTGATGTGACCCCTGATGAATCAAAACTGCGGCTTGTTACCAAAGTACTGTGACTGCTACTTCTCAGTGACGAACTAAATGTTGTAGGTTTCTCTGAACTGGTGATCTTCCCACTGTGTCCTGAAGCCGTCTCCAATGCCATGTCATTTAACATATTTTGGGGAACCACAGATTCTGTGATTTTCATGTCCACACTATGGAGACTTGTGTCAGAGGAACTGCCACATGAATCTGGGACATAGTCTTTATCTTCATAATCCGTACAATCTGAGAATTCATCAGTAGAGACCTGAACGAAAATGGAGAAAAAGCAcctttgtatttattaataGCTAGAATGTAACTCCCCCTCCAGTAGCAGAACATTCTGCAATCCATGACTTGATGAAAATGCGTTCATGTAGTAAATATGCAtagttatataaataaaattgaattgaataacaTTAGCTATGGTTCAtacttgctgtgtggtcggctgtAATGTTAGATTGCACGATCGGCAAGAGAATAAACTTTCaatcttttcattgttttcccACCTGCAAAAAAAGGCATCCATCCTGtacagcagctgtgagacgagctgatatcaaGTTCACTACCATCCCCAGATATCTGTTGGTGTGTTCTAGACATTTTCATTCGGGTAAGTTCTAAAAGGTTCATATTACTCTTTATAGtgtattagttttattttcgatgcactctgaggtcatagcaaattagaacaaacaccctagtgagtgattttgcagaactatgttctatttatagagttgataattatttggcattattgcaggcaaaccagccTGTGAAATTGACGATACAAATTCTGACTGGATTCCAACGC containing:
- the LOC112435863 gene encoding uncharacterized protein LOC112435863, with translation MELQVFTFWNRTELHPDIMIGLTEFERKLAKHFDRVEIRGKRSRMVPVLLTPDMIAAMELLAKARSECQVRTENVYLFARPGVLSHYRGSDCFRKYANKCGAKYPEALTSTRLRKQVDTLSTVLNLKENEMDQLATFLGHDIRVHREFYRLPEPESTLRLAKVSKLLIAMEKGKLSDLQGKGLDDITINPDGSRTKNSGNQSRTLYSASLDNMEVSSASTTLDNMEGASASSTLDSKNISNTAPRKAGKARCKWTNDVMKSSCKVPGKKECDSCIQAEPAALKGRDWVAVKYYIHNRIITLKRKMNK